In one Zymobacter palmae genomic region, the following are encoded:
- a CDS encoding LysR family transcriptional regulator: protein MIWDDARIFLAIARSGTLSGAAHTLDMGVATVSRRLERLEAGLGMPLFSRHQQGYRLTSGGDALLGQAEALENAARAFEESALEQHAVAGCVRLATTDNIANEFIAPSLPTLFAEHPALHIELVSSVDTLNIHRRDADIAVRMVKPEAGNITMRRLATVGFGLYGAPDYVAAHAHDAWTACDFIGWSEDYAHLPAAQWIAAERQGRPCRLQTTTLMAQVVAARAGAGLAVLPHFLARSAALSCVSSTLDLDQSLWLAMQTELAHTRRVRAVADHLIALFENCADVLSGSVDLAS from the coding sequence GTGATTTGGGATGATGCCCGCATATTTCTGGCCATCGCGCGCAGCGGCACACTGAGCGGCGCGGCTCACACGCTGGACATGGGCGTGGCGACCGTTTCGCGTCGTCTGGAGCGTCTTGAGGCGGGGCTGGGGATGCCACTGTTCAGCCGCCATCAGCAGGGCTATCGGTTGACCTCCGGGGGCGATGCACTGCTGGGGCAGGCTGAGGCGCTGGAAAACGCCGCCCGCGCCTTCGAAGAATCTGCGCTGGAACAGCATGCCGTGGCGGGCTGTGTCAGGCTGGCCACGACGGACAATATCGCAAACGAATTTATTGCCCCCTCGCTGCCGACGCTGTTCGCGGAGCATCCTGCTCTTCATATCGAGCTGGTCAGCAGTGTGGACACGCTGAATATCCATCGGCGTGATGCAGATATTGCTGTTCGAATGGTTAAGCCCGAGGCGGGCAATATCACGATGCGGCGTCTGGCTACGGTCGGCTTTGGTCTGTACGGTGCGCCTGACTATGTCGCTGCTCATGCTCACGATGCATGGACGGCCTGCGATTTCATCGGCTGGTCAGAGGACTATGCCCACCTGCCCGCTGCGCAGTGGATAGCGGCCGAGCGGCAAGGCCGCCCCTGTCGCCTGCAAACCACGACCCTGATGGCCCAGGTCGTGGCGGCGCGCGCTGGCGCAGGGCTGGCCGTGCTGCCCCATTTTCTCGCGCGTTCGGCGGCTCTTTCATGCGTATCCTCTACGCTGGATCTGGATCAGTCGCTTTGGCTGGCTATGCAGACCGAGCTGGCACATACACGCCGAGTGCGGGCCGTGGCCGATCATCTTATCGCGCTGTTCGAAAACTGTGCTGATGTGCTCAGCGGCAGCGTTGATCTTGCATCGTAA